Sequence from the Armatimonadia bacterium genome:
CGCGCAGGGGACCGGCGACCTGATCTTCCATGCCGCGTTCCTTGCGCTCCTTGCGGACGATGAAGCCACGAAGAGGGATGCCCATCGAGGCAGCGACGCCAAGGGTGGCTCCGACGATGGGATCGGCCCCGAGGGTCATGCCGCCGACGGCGTCGATCTTGTCGTCGGCGATCTCAGCGAGGAGGAGGCGTGCCAGGCAGTAGACGCCCTCGGCATCGAGAGTGGCCTGCTTGCCGTCGATGAAGTAGTTGCTCCTCTTGCCCGAAGCCAGCCTGAAGTCACCGAGGGCCAGGGCGCGCTCCTTGATGATCTGTGCGAGGCGCTCACGAAGCTGCGGGATTGTGGCATCGGAGGGGATCATGGGATTGGGTTTCCTTTCCTCGTACTAGGCTCCGTGAGAGAGGCACAGGGCTTTGGAGAGCGCAGGCGAAGCCGCTAGATCGGTCGAAGCTGCAGCAGCGCCTGGACCATCTTCACCTCGTAGCTGATGAAGGGAACGCCCAGACCGGGTCGCGCGTAGGATTCCGGGTCACGGTTGCAGATGCAGACGACACAAAGCGCACCCCGGTGGCGGTAAGGGACCAGCAGCGCATTTCGCAGACCGGGGAGGAACTGCTTGCCCGGGTCCTCTCCGTTGCGGACGGTGTCATGGCGCTCGGCCTCCACCACGGCGCGCAGATAGGCATTGTCGAGCTGATGCGGGATCTCGATCGGTGTCGGCTCAGGATAGGAGACGAAGGGTCGCAGCGTGCCATCGGCGGGTG
This genomic interval carries:
- the pyrE gene encoding orotate phosphoribosyltransferase, with translation MIPSDATIPQLRERLAQIIKERALALGDFRLASGKRSNYFIDGKQATLDAEGVYCLARLLLAEIADDKIDAVGGMTLGADPIVGATLGVAASMGIPLRGFIVRKERKERGMEDQVAGPLRDGDRVVMVEDVVTTGGMTLKAIEAVERERNVDIVKVIAMVDRLQGAQAAVEAEGFALKSIFTIEELGIKPVVQ